One genomic window of Micrococcus flavus includes the following:
- the gabT gene encoding 4-aminobutyrate--2-oxoglutarate transaminase, translated as MAVPTQTRPPLEQSRHLTDAMPGPQSQALAERQKAAVPAGVAATMPVFAARAEGGIIEDVDGNRLIDLGAGIAVTSVGASHPKVVQAVQEQVASFTHTCFMVTPYEGYVAVAEKLGEKAPLSGETRTALFNSGAEAVENAVKVARAFTGKQAVAAFDHAYHGRTTLTMALTAKSMPYKHSFGPFAPEVYRVPGSYPLRDGLDGATAARHAISALEKQIGADNLAAVIMEPIQGEGGFIVPAQGFLPAIVDWCRANDVLFIADEVQSGFARTGTWFASETEGIEPDLMTTAKGIAGGMPLSAVTGRAEIMDAVHPGGLGGTYGGNPVACAAALAVLEAIEEDGLLGRAQMIERVIREHFERHLDERIGEIRGRGAMMALEFVDPATGEPDAALTGAVAAAARRAGVVLLTCGTYGNVVRFLPPLVISEELLREGLGVVSEALAAA; from the coding sequence ATGGCCGTCCCCACGCAGACCCGTCCCCCGCTCGAGCAGTCCCGCCACCTCACCGACGCCATGCCCGGCCCGCAGTCCCAGGCGCTCGCGGAGCGTCAGAAGGCCGCCGTCCCGGCGGGCGTGGCCGCCACCATGCCGGTGTTCGCCGCCCGTGCGGAGGGCGGGATCATCGAGGACGTGGACGGCAACCGCCTCATCGACCTCGGCGCCGGCATCGCCGTGACCTCGGTGGGCGCGTCCCACCCCAAGGTCGTCCAGGCCGTGCAGGAGCAGGTCGCCTCCTTCACCCACACCTGCTTCATGGTCACCCCGTACGAGGGCTACGTGGCGGTCGCCGAGAAGCTGGGCGAGAAGGCCCCCCTCTCCGGCGAGACCCGCACCGCCCTCTTCAACTCCGGCGCCGAGGCCGTGGAGAACGCCGTCAAGGTGGCCCGCGCCTTCACCGGCAAGCAGGCCGTCGCGGCCTTCGACCACGCCTACCACGGCCGCACCACGCTCACCATGGCGCTGACCGCCAAGTCCATGCCGTACAAGCACTCCTTCGGCCCGTTCGCCCCCGAGGTCTACCGCGTCCCCGGTTCGTACCCGCTGCGCGACGGGCTCGACGGCGCCACCGCGGCCCGCCACGCCATCAGCGCGCTGGAGAAGCAGATCGGCGCGGACAACCTGGCCGCCGTGATCATGGAGCCGATCCAGGGCGAGGGCGGGTTCATCGTCCCCGCCCAGGGGTTCCTGCCGGCGATCGTGGACTGGTGCCGGGCCAATGACGTGCTGTTCATCGCCGACGAGGTGCAGTCCGGCTTCGCCCGCACCGGCACGTGGTTCGCCTCCGAGACCGAGGGGATCGAGCCGGACCTGATGACCACCGCCAAGGGCATCGCCGGCGGGATGCCGCTGTCCGCGGTGACCGGCCGCGCCGAGATCATGGACGCGGTGCACCCGGGTGGCCTCGGCGGCACCTACGGCGGCAACCCGGTGGCGTGCGCCGCCGCCCTGGCCGTGCTCGAGGCGATCGAGGAGGACGGCCTGCTGGGACGGGCGCAGATGATCGAGCGCGTCATCCGCGAGCACTTCGAGCGCCACCTAGACGAGCGCATCGGCGAGATCCGCGGCCGTGGCGCCATGATGGCGCTCGAGTTCGTGGACCCGGCCACCGGCGAGCCGGACGCCGCTCTGACCGGCGCGGTCGCCGCGGCCGCCCGCCGGGCCGGCGTCGTGCTGCTCACGTGCGGCACGTACGGCAACGTGGTCCGCTTCCTTCCCCCGCTGGTGATCTCCGAGGAGCTGCTGCGTGAAGGGCTCGGCGTGGTCAGCGAGGCGCTCGCGGCCGCCTGA
- a CDS encoding histone-like nucleoid-structuring protein Lsr2: MATISTIADDFDGSTPAETVYFTVSGKEYAIDLNEEHRAELEEVLDAFAEQMRRYTDAARPMGKATSPRATSSRSGGAGRKSGTDTKAVRAWAQENGYEVGDRGRIPAEIVEAYTNRGAKKG, translated from the coding sequence ATGGCCACCATTTCCACGATCGCCGACGACTTCGACGGCTCGACGCCGGCCGAGACCGTGTACTTCACCGTGAGCGGCAAGGAGTACGCGATCGACCTCAACGAGGAGCACCGCGCCGAGCTCGAGGAGGTCCTCGACGCCTTTGCCGAGCAGATGCGCCGGTACACCGACGCCGCCCGCCCCATGGGCAAGGCCACGTCCCCTCGCGCCACCTCCTCCCGCTCCGGCGGCGCCGGCCGCAAGTCGGGCACCGACACCAAGGCGGTGCGCGCGTGGGCCCAGGAGAACGGCTACGAGGTCGGCGACCGGGGACGCATCCCCGCCGAGATCGTCGAGGCCTACACGAACCGCGGCGCCAAGAAGGGCTGA
- a CDS encoding DUF305 domain-containing protein, whose product MTRSAPARPARWTTAAGGGLLALTLGLTGCGTAATPDQSGRPGQAEGSNTYLEGVLATPSATSADPLAGDVRFVTTLLLNHYDIVQESDEILGREGISDEVRGVAESVRADAQGRIGTLTAQLETWGEEVPAPPQPLGASSSAPAPAATVDASEAEVSAKRQAAQNMVAGLLTDSDKNALVTAADGSAQTIYLLHMHRLYQGGVTLAGTERDEGTDEQTRALAEQLIEDHQDRMEELVLLLNSRGAIGADPAPTEAPSGYTGPVVIESAVGADGSNVDYTPSALYELWSRLPPPPSDAASGSAEGSPSPTPTPADTARPTPSPGASASPSE is encoded by the coding sequence ATGACCCGATCCGCCCCCGCCCGCCCCGCGCGCTGGACCACGGCCGCCGGTGGAGGGCTGCTGGCCCTCACCCTCGGGCTCACCGGATGCGGCACCGCGGCCACCCCGGACCAGTCGGGCCGGCCCGGGCAGGCGGAGGGCTCCAACACCTACCTGGAGGGCGTCCTGGCCACGCCGAGCGCCACCTCGGCGGACCCGCTGGCCGGGGACGTGCGGTTCGTGACCACGCTCCTGCTCAACCACTACGACATCGTCCAGGAATCCGACGAGATCCTCGGACGCGAGGGGATTAGCGACGAGGTGCGGGGCGTCGCCGAGTCCGTGCGGGCCGACGCACAGGGACGCATCGGCACCCTCACCGCCCAGCTCGAGACGTGGGGCGAGGAGGTGCCGGCGCCGCCGCAGCCTCTGGGGGCATCGAGCTCCGCCCCCGCCCCGGCGGCCACGGTGGACGCCAGTGAGGCCGAGGTGTCCGCGAAGCGGCAGGCGGCCCAGAACATGGTGGCCGGCCTGCTCACGGACTCGGACAAGAACGCGCTGGTCACGGCGGCCGACGGCTCGGCCCAGACCATCTACCTGCTGCACATGCACCGCCTGTACCAGGGCGGCGTCACCCTGGCGGGCACCGAGCGGGACGAGGGCACCGATGAGCAGACCCGCGCCCTCGCTGAGCAGCTGATCGAGGACCACCAGGACCGCATGGAGGAGCTCGTCCTTCTGCTCAACAGTCGTGGAGCGATCGGCGCCGACCCCGCGCCGACGGAGGCGCCCTCCGGGTACACCGGACCCGTGGTGATCGAGAGCGCCGTGGGCGCCGACGGCTCCAACGTGGACTACACGCCCTCGGCCCTGTACGAACTCTGGTCCCGGCTGCCCCCGCCCCCCTCGGACGCGGCCTCCGGCTCGGCGGAGGGCTCGCCGAGCCCGACGCCCACGCCCGCCGACACCGCCCGGCCGACTCCGTCCCCCGGGGCCTCTGCCAGCCCCTCCGAGTGA
- a CDS encoding class F sortase yields MSTGLKRGIWAALLLICLAVGAFALRGAFAFGEPPITPATPSPAPAAAGTSASSPQPATSSANGSSASALSTTKAAPAATSPSATTAATSDAVEPPSAPAPATTAAASSDGAAEDTATAAETAPEESASDPGAAAPAPAEEPIAEDEVAARMTGPAAPWEDVTAAPAHIDVYADGELIIGAPIQLVQMQDGGELNPDPETVGWYGPPQWGTTPGEMSGHPGILTGHVRNYGGKDVFWNLQGLAAGALVVVTYDDGTQAAFRTDADAVSMGKDALTHDPAYGWAWELPTEGTKLTLITCDADSGPGAVGTSTNNWAVQATRVA; encoded by the coding sequence GTGAGCACGGGACTCAAGCGCGGCATCTGGGCCGCCCTGCTGTTGATCTGCCTGGCTGTGGGCGCGTTCGCCCTGCGTGGAGCCTTCGCGTTCGGCGAGCCGCCCATCACCCCGGCCACTCCGTCGCCCGCCCCCGCGGCGGCCGGCACGAGCGCCTCGAGTCCGCAGCCGGCGACCTCGTCCGCGAACGGCTCCTCGGCCTCCGCGCTCTCCACCACGAAGGCCGCGCCGGCGGCGACCTCACCGAGCGCGACGACGGCGGCGACGTCCGACGCTGTGGAGCCGCCGTCCGCGCCCGCCCCGGCCACCACGGCGGCCGCGTCCTCGGATGGGGCGGCCGAGGACACGGCCACGGCCGCCGAGACCGCACCCGAGGAGTCCGCGTCGGACCCGGGCGCCGCCGCGCCCGCACCGGCCGAGGAGCCCATCGCGGAGGACGAGGTGGCCGCCCGCATGACGGGCCCGGCCGCGCCGTGGGAGGACGTGACCGCCGCCCCTGCGCACATCGACGTCTACGCGGACGGCGAGCTGATCATCGGTGCCCCGATCCAGCTCGTGCAGATGCAGGACGGCGGCGAGCTGAACCCCGACCCCGAGACCGTCGGCTGGTATGGACCGCCGCAGTGGGGGACCACCCCGGGAGAGATGTCGGGGCACCCGGGGATCCTCACCGGCCACGTGCGCAACTACGGCGGCAAGGACGTCTTCTGGAACCTGCAGGGGCTGGCGGCCGGCGCGCTCGTGGTGGTGACCTACGACGACGGCACGCAGGCCGCCTTCCGCACCGACGCGGACGCGGTGTCCATGGGCAAGGACGCCCTCACGCACGACCCCGCGTACGGCTGGGCGTGGGAGCTGCCGACGGAGGGCACGAAGCTCACGCTCATCACCTGCGACGCCGACAGCGGCCCGGGAGCGGTGGGCACGTCGACGAACAACTGGGCCGTGCAGGCCACACGCGTGGCCTGA
- a CDS encoding cryptochrome/photolyase family protein encodes MTTLLWLRDDLRTLDHEALTAAIAEARGQDEGRGDVVALWIREEGAEDDDAGRLGPRPLGAATRWWYHRSLEALDVRLRDLGIPLVFARGDARAVVPDVAAGLDASVVRWSRRYAPRSRALDAQVKTLLGEAGREAHSHPGALLTEPWEVTTGAGGNYRVFTPFHRAAADVPVSAVLPVPEALDGPSARTRDALAALRDAGVLTDVEGLELLDRTPEWWRDTVAEHWTPGEEAALDALDALEVALDGYGQSRDVPGDPDSTSRLSPRLRSGELSPRTLWHAARRAGESDVAVQDARAWTRQLYWREFCWSLAYHYADLDSVPLRPEFGAFPYRPDPALARAWQRGETGLRLVDAGMRQLWKSGWMHNRVRMAAASLFCKNMLQPWQDGEAWFWDTLVDADEANNPVSWQWVSGSGADASPYFRIFNPDTQAVKFDADGRYVARWVPEADQPLSGYPEPVVDLKASRQEALDAHAAMKAAAGLG; translated from the coding sequence ATGACCACCCTGCTCTGGCTCCGCGACGACCTCCGCACCCTCGACCATGAGGCGCTCACCGCCGCGATAGCGGAGGCGCGGGGGCAGGACGAGGGGCGTGGCGACGTCGTCGCGCTGTGGATCCGGGAGGAGGGCGCGGAGGACGACGACGCCGGCCGGCTCGGTCCGCGGCCGCTCGGGGCCGCCACGCGCTGGTGGTATCACCGCAGCCTCGAAGCGCTCGACGTCCGGCTGCGGGACCTGGGCATCCCGTTGGTGTTCGCCCGCGGGGACGCCCGCGCGGTGGTGCCCGACGTCGCCGCCGGACTGGACGCGTCCGTGGTGCGGTGGTCGCGCCGGTACGCCCCGCGATCCCGGGCGCTGGACGCCCAGGTCAAGACCCTGCTGGGCGAGGCGGGGCGGGAGGCCCACAGCCACCCCGGCGCGCTGCTCACCGAACCGTGGGAGGTGACCACGGGTGCCGGAGGCAACTACCGCGTCTTCACGCCCTTCCACCGGGCGGCCGCCGACGTCCCGGTGAGCGCCGTGCTCCCGGTGCCCGAGGCCCTGGACGGACCCTCCGCACGCACGCGGGACGCCCTCGCCGCCCTGCGGGACGCGGGCGTGCTCACGGACGTCGAGGGGCTGGAGCTGTTGGACCGCACGCCGGAATGGTGGCGGGACACCGTGGCGGAGCACTGGACGCCGGGGGAGGAGGCGGCCCTCGACGCCCTGGACGCCCTCGAGGTCGCCCTGGACGGCTACGGGCAGAGCCGGGACGTGCCCGGCGACCCGGACTCCACATCCCGGCTCTCACCCCGGCTGCGGTCGGGCGAGCTGTCCCCGCGCACCCTGTGGCACGCCGCGCGCCGCGCGGGGGAGTCGGACGTGGCCGTGCAGGACGCCCGCGCGTGGACCCGCCAGCTCTACTGGCGGGAGTTCTGCTGGTCCCTGGCCTACCACTACGCGGACTTGGACTCGGTGCCGCTCCGCCCCGAGTTCGGCGCGTTCCCGTACCGGCCGGACCCGGCGCTCGCCCGGGCGTGGCAACGGGGCGAGACGGGGCTGCGGCTCGTGGATGCCGGCATGCGGCAGCTGTGGAAGAGCGGCTGGATGCACAACCGCGTGCGCATGGCCGCGGCGTCCCTGTTCTGCAAGAACATGCTCCAGCCCTGGCAGGACGGCGAGGCCTGGTTCTGGGACACCCTCGTGGACGCGGACGAGGCCAACAACCCCGTCTCCTGGCAGTGGGTGTCCGGTTCAGGAGCCGACGCCTCGCCGTACTTCCGCATCTTCAACCCGGACACGCAGGCGGTGAAGTTCGACGCCGACGGACGGTACGTGGCGCGGTGGGTGCCCGAGGCGGACCAGCCGCTCAGCGGCTACCCCGAGCCGGTGGTGGACCTGAAGGCCTCCCGCCAGGAGGCGCTGGACGCCCACGCGGCCATGAAGGCGGCCGCCGGTCTCGGCTGA
- a CDS encoding Ig-like domain-containing protein, which yields MTTVRLHTPRLAAAVLGAAVLAGGAAAPASAADWTEEHGVPAGTFFSSFAGQYAPIEFGLQDNFDASDVRVVVTAADGTTTDLEVSAWDFDPNAEVAPAFPTPVIYSTLADAGLIDTTALLEAAALSEGDDYSIDVYGAGQLAFGAAVDAEGTLTPYEDEDYFPHDEWARNATWYVQTDQNETHITYLTTDGDGAAAPMKATLVTKPENGTVTIGEFSYGYTPDEDFLGRDSFTVEMTQLGETRTVTFVVDVLDLPGDSTPTPIEPAEPEPTPEPEPTPEPEPTPEPEPTPEPEPTPEPEPTPEPTPEPEPTPEPEPTPEPEPTPEPEPTPEPEPTAPVADEDGHTVPEKVETGDTAAWWLAGLAAVSAVAMVRFRRSFGLR from the coding sequence ATGACCACCGTTCGCCTCCACACCCCCCGCCTCGCCGCCGCCGTCCTCGGCGCTGCCGTTCTGGCAGGCGGCGCCGCGGCGCCCGCCTCCGCCGCCGACTGGACCGAGGAGCACGGCGTGCCGGCCGGCACGTTCTTCTCCAGCTTCGCCGGTCAGTACGCGCCGATCGAGTTCGGTCTGCAGGACAACTTCGACGCCTCGGATGTGCGCGTCGTGGTCACGGCCGCCGACGGAACCACCACGGACCTCGAGGTCTCCGCGTGGGACTTCGATCCGAACGCGGAGGTGGCCCCCGCCTTCCCGACCCCCGTCATCTACTCGACGCTGGCCGACGCGGGGCTCATCGACACCACCGCGCTCCTCGAGGCCGCAGCCCTGTCCGAGGGCGACGACTACTCGATCGACGTCTACGGCGCGGGCCAGCTGGCCTTCGGTGCCGCCGTCGACGCGGAGGGCACCCTCACCCCCTATGAGGACGAGGACTACTTCCCCCATGACGAATGGGCCCGCAACGCCACGTGGTACGTCCAGACGGACCAGAATGAGACCCACATCACCTACCTCACCACCGACGGCGATGGTGCTGCGGCCCCGATGAAGGCCACCCTCGTCACGAAGCCCGAGAACGGCACGGTGACCATCGGTGAGTTCTCCTACGGCTATACCCCCGACGAGGACTTCCTGGGCCGGGACTCCTTCACGGTGGAAATGACCCAGCTGGGCGAGACCCGCACAGTGACCTTCGTGGTGGACGTCTTGGACCTGCCGGGCGACTCCACCCCCACCCCGATCGAGCCCGCCGAGCCGGAGCCGACCCCTGAGCCGGAGCCGACCCCTGAGCCGGAGCCGACCCCTGAGCCGGAGCCGACCCCTGAGCCGGAGCCGACCCCTGAGCCGGAGCCGACCCCTGAGCCGACCCCTGAGCCGGAGCCGACCCCTGAGCCGGAGCCGACCCCTGAGCCGGAGCCGACCCCTGAGCCGGAGCCGACCCCTGAGCCGGAGCCGACTGCGCCTGTCGCGGACGAGGACGGCCACACCGTGCCGGAGAAGGTCGAGACCGGCGACACCGCCGCCTGGTGGCTGGCGGGTCTGGCGGCCGTGAGCGCCGTCGCGATGGTGCGCTTCCGCCGCTCCTTCGGCCTGCGCTGA
- a CDS encoding DUF6036 family nucleotidyltransferase, whose translation MNQHGAVLDATHVRALFQELSDRLGAAGVHAQLFVVGGAAMALAYDQGRLTRDVDALFIPAPEVREAAEMIGASHGLEPDWLNDAAKGFLPGQDEHPVTVFESESLLVQVASPEYLLAMKLHASRDERDLDDAATLFLRLGYTTAEQGIELLTSTYPTGRLLPRHRYIVEDVAQRSVARRAEQKSAPQKTDRRPPQQSTERRSKLPPSEAFGRGSGRPRGPQPPTLGP comes from the coding sequence ATGAACCAGCACGGCGCCGTACTGGATGCCACGCACGTCCGCGCCCTGTTCCAGGAACTCTCCGACCGCCTCGGGGCGGCAGGGGTGCACGCGCAGCTGTTCGTCGTGGGCGGGGCGGCCATGGCACTGGCCTATGACCAGGGCCGCCTTACCCGCGACGTGGACGCCCTGTTCATCCCCGCACCGGAGGTCCGCGAGGCCGCCGAGATGATCGGTGCCTCGCACGGGCTGGAGCCGGACTGGCTCAACGACGCAGCCAAGGGCTTCCTGCCCGGCCAGGACGAGCACCCGGTCACCGTGTTCGAATCCGAGTCACTGCTGGTGCAAGTCGCCTCACCGGAGTACCTGCTGGCGATGAAGCTCCATGCCTCGCGCGATGAGCGCGACCTCGACGACGCCGCAACCCTGTTCCTTCGCCTCGGCTACACCACCGCCGAACAAGGCATCGAGCTGCTGACGAGCACCTACCCGACCGGGCGTCTCCTGCCCAGGCACCGCTACATCGTGGAAGACGTCGCCCAGCGCTCCGTAGCCCGCCGCGCAGAGCAGAAGTCCGCGCCACAGAAGACCGACCGGCGACCGCCCCAGCAGAGCACCGAGCGCCGTTCCAAGCTCCCACCGTCAGAGGCGTTCGGGCGAGGCTCGGGACGACCGCGCGGCCCGCAGCCGCCCACGCTCGGACCCTGA
- a CDS encoding nuclear transport factor 2 family protein: MYKRIVRAKVRSTFDRINAGDYMAMVDGLAPEFEYRFHGDHALGGRRTSREAMIRWWQRTLRLLPSARFDIQDVLVNGVPWRTRVAVRSLVAGDLPDGGRYENTVFQFLTLSWGEVTSVETVEDLQVLERALRIVAEAGEPEALASPIAD; encoded by the coding sequence ATGTACAAGCGCATCGTCCGCGCCAAGGTCCGGTCCACGTTCGACCGCATCAACGCCGGCGACTACATGGCCATGGTCGACGGGCTCGCCCCGGAGTTCGAGTACCGCTTTCACGGCGACCACGCCCTCGGCGGTCGGCGTACCAGCAGGGAGGCGATGATCCGGTGGTGGCAGCGCACGCTCCGACTGCTGCCCAGCGCACGGTTTGATATCCAAGACGTGCTCGTGAACGGCGTTCCCTGGCGCACGCGCGTTGCTGTGCGGTCGCTCGTCGCGGGCGACCTGCCGGACGGCGGACGCTACGAGAACACGGTGTTCCAGTTTCTCACCCTTTCCTGGGGCGAGGTGACCTCCGTCGAGACCGTTGAGGACCTCCAGGTGCTCGAACGCGCGCTGCGCATCGTTGCCGAGGCGGGGGAACCGGAAGCCCTCGCAAGTCCCATCGCAGACTGA
- a CDS encoding TetR/AcrR family transcriptional regulator, with the protein MVRSGRPRKDDTDERILEAFAELVVERGYARVTVDEVAARAGTNKPAFYRRFHNLADLVPRLLASRHGTDEDINTGTLVGDLIEVQHRQRRLFTDPVVIRGFAGWIAEVDANPSEGAPFLSDYLGPRRTYTRVIVDRAAERGEIVACADSGWIADLLTGPLLMRAVLPGLPSIDETFTAHTIHAALDALDYAGDRSAIQVPGDGKAARKPPYALQN; encoded by the coding sequence ATGGTTCGTTCCGGTCGCCCGCGCAAGGATGACACCGACGAGCGCATCCTGGAGGCGTTCGCGGAGCTGGTGGTCGAACGCGGCTACGCGCGGGTCACTGTGGATGAGGTCGCCGCGAGGGCGGGCACGAACAAGCCCGCCTTCTACCGGCGCTTCCACAACCTCGCGGACCTCGTGCCCCGTCTGCTCGCGTCCCGTCACGGCACCGACGAGGACATCAACACCGGCACGCTCGTCGGTGACCTGATCGAGGTGCAGCACCGGCAGCGCCGTCTGTTCACCGATCCCGTCGTCATCCGGGGCTTCGCGGGCTGGATCGCGGAGGTGGATGCGAACCCGAGCGAGGGCGCACCGTTCCTGTCCGACTACCTCGGACCACGCCGGACGTACACGCGGGTGATCGTCGACCGTGCGGCCGAGCGCGGCGAGATAGTGGCATGCGCCGATTCCGGCTGGATCGCCGACCTGCTCACCGGCCCACTGCTGATGCGCGCGGTGCTGCCAGGACTTCCGTCGATCGATGAAACGTTCACGGCCCACACCATCCACGCCGCTCTCGACGCTCTCGATTACGCAGGCGACCGCAGCGCGATCCAGGTGCCGGGAGATGGGAAAGCGGCCAGGAAGCCGCCCTATGCTCTCCAGAACTGA
- a CDS encoding ABC transporter permease, with protein sequence MSWAVVILLPAVFVLLGTIMTIIDGTGLDDGWNTLWMRSFVFYGLFPLPVGIAILASLIWRPEHRGSNWNALMSGPTPSLRIVVVKSLTVALLAAIMQTIALAIVILLGKLVFGLPGFLPSTYWGIFAMIVLGCIPVAALQSWLSMVMRSLAAPIAVAFLGSGFSSFQLVAKLDPVMFLAPTPR encoded by the coding sequence ATGAGCTGGGCCGTCGTGATCCTGCTGCCGGCCGTCTTCGTGCTGCTCGGCACGATCATGACGATCATCGACGGCACCGGCCTCGACGACGGCTGGAACACTCTTTGGATGCGCTCGTTCGTGTTCTACGGCCTCTTCCCGCTGCCCGTCGGCATCGCGATCCTCGCCTCCCTCATCTGGCGACCCGAGCACCGCGGAAGCAACTGGAACGCGCTGATGAGCGGACCCACCCCGTCGCTGCGGATCGTCGTCGTGAAATCGCTGACGGTCGCTCTGCTCGCCGCGATCATGCAGACCATCGCCCTGGCCATCGTGATCCTGCTCGGCAAACTCGTCTTCGGGCTACCGGGGTTCCTGCCGTCCACGTACTGGGGCATCTTCGCGATGATCGTGCTCGGCTGCATCCCGGTCGCAGCACTCCAATCCTGGCTATCGATGGTGATGCGCTCCCTCGCCGCCCCGATCGCGGTCGCCTTCCTCGGCTCCGGGTTCTCCTCGTTCCAGCTCGTGGCGAAACTCGACCCGGTGATGTTCCTCGCCCCTACGCCGCGCTGA
- a CDS encoding ABC transporter permease translates to MNGKIVTNEFAKMRHLHVWLIAALLLVVTTGFALYTGVFSPDFDRATGGAWNSLLNSFGGVAPLVSPLLLAIMASRLVDIEHVGGGWLMSSVSGATSGALCRAKMLALAVLVVVATVAASVLVAATGFLTGIEAPWPAGRWIGLTVMILIVNLVLVALAVIIAARVENQLVGIGIGLLGTVLGLIASSMPAWFVHLTPWGYYTLAAVTGYDDAELVAITPSYLSIAGLAIVAIVAFSIFTSRFDRQEA, encoded by the coding sequence ATGAACGGGAAGATCGTCACGAATGAGTTCGCGAAGATGCGCCACCTCCACGTCTGGCTCATCGCCGCCCTCCTGCTGGTCGTGACAACCGGGTTCGCGCTCTACACCGGCGTCTTCAGCCCCGACTTCGACCGGGCAACCGGTGGCGCGTGGAACTCCCTGCTGAACTCCTTCGGCGGAGTCGCACCACTGGTATCGCCTCTGCTGCTGGCGATCATGGCCAGCCGGCTTGTCGATATCGAGCACGTCGGAGGCGGATGGCTCATGTCCTCCGTCTCAGGCGCTACGTCGGGCGCACTGTGCCGAGCGAAGATGCTCGCACTTGCCGTCCTCGTCGTCGTCGCGACCGTGGCCGCCAGTGTGCTCGTCGCCGCGACGGGGTTCCTCACCGGGATCGAGGCGCCGTGGCCCGCGGGGCGGTGGATCGGGCTGACCGTCATGATTCTCATCGTCAACCTGGTGCTCGTCGCCCTCGCTGTCATCATCGCCGCCCGTGTCGAGAACCAGCTGGTCGGCATCGGGATCGGCCTGCTCGGAACCGTGCTCGGCCTCATCGCCAGCAGCATGCCCGCCTGGTTCGTACACCTGACCCCGTGGGGGTACTACACGCTCGCGGCCGTCACCGGCTACGACGACGCCGAGCTGGTCGCCATCACACCGTCGTACCTCAGCATCGCCGGACTGGCCATCGTCGCCATCGTTGCGTTCAGCATCTTCACCAGCCGGTTCGACCGCCAGGAGGCCTGA
- a CDS encoding AAA family ATPase: protein MALARQPKLLILDEPTNGLDPAGIEEIRVLLKRLADGGVTVIMSSHLLGEVDKTATVLGILSQGRMIFQGTRQKLFSAATPDVLIDSTDPGHAHRVLARKFGTTLENQAVIRMPGANDQTTARAVVALVGARIGVHGVRRDEQSLEDVFMTLTAGGGL, encoded by the coding sequence ATGGCCCTGGCCCGACAGCCCAAGCTCTTGATCCTGGACGAGCCGACGAACGGCCTGGACCCTGCAGGGATCGAGGAGATACGCGTACTGCTGAAGCGCCTCGCCGACGGCGGCGTCACCGTCATAATGTCCTCGCACCTGCTCGGCGAGGTGGATAAGACCGCGACCGTACTCGGCATCCTCAGCCAGGGCCGCATGATCTTCCAAGGCACCCGCCAGAAGCTCTTCTCTGCCGCCACCCCGGATGTGCTCATCGACTCCACCGACCCCGGCCATGCACACAGGGTGCTCGCCCGAAAGTTCGGCACCACGCTGGAGAACCAAGCCGTGATCCGGATGCCCGGCGCCAACGACCAGACCACGGCCAGGGCGGTCGTAGCGCTCGTCGGCGCACGGATCGGCGTGCACGGCGTGCGCCGGGATGAACAGTCGCTGGAGGACGTGTTCATGACCCTCACCGCAGGCGGCGGACTATGA
- a CDS encoding ATP-binding cassette domain-containing protein: MFRFSFSWIGTKPRALQFLGPNGSGKSTTMKMLLSLIRPTSGHAEVLGQEMTRATRRQLLGQIGSLIESPPGYAHLTGRENVRIVQRLLGLNDQQVETAVQMVRMQNQMDKKVREFSLGMK, encoded by the coding sequence ATGTTCCGATTCTCCTTCAGTTGGATCGGAACGAAACCTAGGGCGCTTCAGTTCCTCGGCCCCAACGGGTCGGGCAAGTCCACCACGATGAAGATGCTGCTCTCCCTCATCCGTCCCACCTCCGGGCATGCCGAGGTCCTCGGGCAGGAAATGACCCGCGCCACGAGGCGTCAGCTCCTCGGGCAGATCGGGTCACTGATCGAGTCACCGCCGGGATACGCGCACCTGACGGGTCGGGAGAACGTGCGCATCGTGCAGCGACTCCTGGGCCTGAACGATCAGCAGGTGGAGACGGCGGTGCAGATGGTGCGGATGCAGAACCAGATGGACAAGAAGGTCCGGGAGTTCTCTCTCGGGATGAAGTAG